The following is a genomic window from Bacteroidia bacterium.
TGCTGCTGCTTGTCGGCGTCAGTGCGTTCGCTGCCCCTGCAACCAGGCCTTCGCCCCTATTCCAGAGATCGGAGGTCAGCAACTGTGATGGTACGCGGCTTTCGCCGATGATCATCGCCGATGATGTTGTGAATGATGTGGCGAAGCAGGATACGCAACAGGAGAGGAAGCGCTGCAAGGCCGTCACGCAAAAGGGCACGCAATGCAAGCGGGATGCGAAGGAAGGCAAGGAGTATTGCTGGCAGCATGAAACGGTCCCCGCCGGGGATCGCTGCAAGGCCATCACGAAAAAGGGGACGCAATGCTCGCGAAAGGCGAAAACCGCAGACGGATATTGTACCCAGCACGCGAAGATGCGGGAGTGAGCGGTAGTCACCGAGGGGGGGCGCTATTCACCGCACGCGATGCGTTCAAGCTTTGCTGATGCGATTATTCATTTTTTTCATGCCTGCGCGACCAAGGAAGGTGGTGTGCTGTAATATCCTTCCTCGGCGCAGCGCAGGCCGGTGGTGCTGTGCGGATTCGGAGTTATGAAAGCGATTATGAGATTGCTAAACCGTTTATTATTTTTCGTTCTGCTATCCGTCTTTCTGGTCACCATCACCCCATCACACCCTTAGAGGGAAATCGAGCATGCAAAACCGGCGCAT
Proteins encoded in this region:
- a CDS encoding DUF5763 domain-containing protein, translated to MKLSDVISRNANICVLLLLLLVGVSAFAAPATRPSPLFQRSEVSNCDGTRLSPMIIADDVVNDVAKQDTQQERKRCKAVTQKGTQCKRDAKEGKEYCWQHETVPAGDRCKAITKKGTQCSRKAKTADGYCTQHAKMRE